From Cardiocondyla obscurior isolate alpha-2009 linkage group LG09, Cobs3.1, whole genome shotgun sequence, one genomic window encodes:
- the Spg11 gene encoding spatacsin isoform X1 gives MSEKKTVGGIPVECLTGESAAIWSGWRTLGDRELVREASAKGTHIKLAHKCLAYRRNCTVEQACTYFNKEVETWVNELLNKKQVYRASHILKNMGKDPIEHIFAISIKSKDPPLRNYLCEYMINANGFKTEHVAAWNIIKSINEHEEKRKIQDGLSSCMCIDDIIKLPQNIEQALRTELYFSLDNPEVLGNVSNNILWNYLLSNNKINALRMWIDAKYNPDIPKISDEIDEHLKSLFINLDITPDMIDYIDSSKASDLSKNLTKNYLCRYGIYTKEEKSDLKLILNRSFGCGITLDELNAILSLPSCNINKTEFLQSIDQQLCLRHCSENWHTQEDDTKLKTLFNALTYMCNAQDNYEDALLRGLLESIDYISNDFNDYLKTDYSVSLSLIFLRLWQMQSSLRNEPHSSERNTLMRDIFTSKSALTIDTRVISEEVLQLTLEHMPGLQCIIKDQNEKDDMTVYDLVDGYRNLNSKLLFKWRFKNEPMPTFTNENLIKQYGYQETLMYGYYLKEGRPNMAVHNLIHAQAKFLGNVSSHRKFKAALYAHVLALRNLDKTDIVCSCIAFIELLRIDSSNLQLHVTVAKYVQEQLNISIGNLLENVVYKSQTDVRSVITYLEQSFQKHFLSDTFMCDNTKFIEALKMWDVIVRFARVHNYALPDMLPKYLADNDLWFEFIAVCHIFSYPITQMMENAKLFNNANIREHLLTCLTNDKLSEAQPNLNNKQKMKFHDTRQPRHKDEVKENGSPVSTSAISEIETDTTNVTSTNGIFNKCISSDKNLWFTILNCHQSQDPPKAFINASRLNLSPILTVLATCYEPSSAESYCYCWMVISTGKEDILLDYAECLEQHSWPSDKILKLLNKMIQYGYINTINRALKIFTPKSVLISLFEFLTQAISYGEFKENQQHLIEFKSNFSRCNEHKDFVDEDSVDFACLNNLYWVADLATQCIVTALGYGFQSTFLRVKFLEVLINCNFSENLPVAVPNFQRLLDLTKILQETDVTLNFKNITLINKVYYFDMEIKKCIDDLIAIENYNTALELACCVGFNSSEIILAQSRNIFKQSINKDGQVSSTFWTQCAKDFNKYHVSPQVAIEFFVEHAEKVISNKERYEVLKLAYETLKRTEIEQQITNTLEMAMWKTCILIGPENIELDYDHQIFNKLKTELLAGLDELQVSCNLIEEKEKHAAEILINKLINLGRLDVALRISIIFKSNHKDLQILMLCLSLAEGEISPADLTPQQKSLLEDRNQNKQKYSALRNRGLQRFSSSSSLNTTSSIVESNRPNDTVNTHQTECISILEKLSEALTHGNEICFRIISCYKLSMRLGKAYQSLLILQDPIKFLQEIIESNIENKFETANDIIMSYKIKTEDVATFLADNIAMHITFATENGQDDLIFMWGYSLNSHFHLIMELCSDISLLGLKLLKTAQSLLGRYVSTHDEKKNVSGLKTIVELLIRSHDCFTASCNMEGIASVLRKCQNLANMLQLLKHWALLVRLVTGVGRFTEMNYIFQILKENDQFESLLGQGLDKVPGLKMALLEFLKRQCPEDKELFTLVALHFRLYYEIALMWENEAKEVIAKLISDVLKEYGRGVTGGIPVEIKLTRNDNVQTKLQLAVTNLTHATQYYLQDKKLNLARRCSHQAQLVALQISLVNAVSQNQQAVCLLNLKSDELERILSHVLNFPQALIVIRAYNYHADWVNLIYHHCILKGETKYLKEFMTVNNLTPTIVQDCARRYRFEISINHSMTDNMRTLISELSDVECKYMLASQLGFKDIVEELLNDPIVGSYLKDTIWKKGYIAS, from the exons ATGTCTGAAAAAAAGACAGTCGGTGGTATTCCTGTGGAGTGTCTAACTGGAGAATCAGCAGCAATATGGTCTGGGTGGCGTACATTAGGAGATAGAGAACTTGTAAGGGAAGCTTCTGCCAAAGGAACTCATATTAAACTAGCTCACAAATGCCTTGCGTACAGAAGAAATTGTACTGTAGAACAGGcatgtacatattttaacaAGGAAGTAGAAACTTGGGTCAATGAGTTATTAAATAAGAAGCAAGTTTACAGAGCttcgcatattttaaaaaatatg ggaAAAGATCCTATAGAACATATTTTTGCTATTTCTATAAAAAGCAAAGATCCAcctttaagaaattatttatgtgaATACATGATAAATGCCAATGGATTTAAGACTGAACATGTTGCAGCATGGAACATCATCAAGTCTATTAATGAGCATGAAGAAAAACGCAA AATTCAAGATGGATTAAGTTCTTGCATGTGTATAGACGACATAATCAAACTACCACAAAATATCGAGCAGGCCTTACGCacggaattatatttttctttggatAACCCTGAAGTTTTGGGAAATGTgtcgaataatattttgtgGAACTATTTACtgtctaataataaaattaatgcattaaGAATGTGGATTGATGCAAAATATAATCCAGACATTCCAAAAATCTCGGATGAAATCGATGAACATTTAAAgtcgttatttataaatttagataTTACACCCGATATGATCGACTATATAGATTCATCAAAAGCTAGTGATCTCTCAAAAAATCTGACCAAAAATTACTTATGTAG atatggcatttacacaaaagaagaaaaaagcgatttgaaattaatattaaatcgctCTTTTGGTTGTGGCATTACACTGGACGAACTCAACGCGATATTATCTTTACCTTCCTGCAATATTAACAAAACGGAATTTTTACAAAGCATTGATCAGCAACTGTGCCTTAGACATTGCTCGGAAAATTGGCACACTCAGGAAGATGACACAAagttaaaaacattatttaacgCTTTAACTTACATGTGTAATGCTCAAGATAATTACGAAGATGCATTGTTACGCGGACTTTTAGAATCGATCGATTACATCTCCAACGATTTTAACGATTATCTAAAAACAGATTATTCAGTAAGCttgtcattaatatttttacgattgtGGCAAATGCAGAGCTCATTACGTAATGAACCGCACTCTTCAGAAAGGAATACACTAATGAGAGATATATTTACGAGCAAGTCTGCCTTAACAATTGACACACGTGTTATTTCTGAAGAAGTTCTTCAGCTTACGCTTGAGCATATGCCGGGACTGCAATGTATTATCAAAGATCAAAATGAAAAGGATGATATGACAGTATACGATTTAGTAGATGGctatagaaatttaaattcgaaattGCTGTTCAAGTGGCGTTTCAAAAATGAGCCCATGCCTACTTTCACGAACGAAAATCTTATCAAACAATACGGGTATCAAGAAACACTAATGTACGGTTATTACTTAAAAGAAGGAAGACCGAATATGGCTGTGCACAATTTAATACATGCTCAAGCGAAATTCCTTGGAAATGTATCCTCTCACAG gaaatTTAAAGCAGCTTTATACGCACATGTTCTTGCTTTGAGAAATTTAGACAAAACTGATATCGTATGTAGCTGTATTGCGTTCATCGAGTTGCTGAGAATCGACTCGAGCAATTTGCAATTACACGTTACCGTAGCAAAATATGTACAAGAACAATTAAACATTTCTATAG GTAACTTACTAGAAAATGTAGTATATAAAAGCCAAACTGATGTAAGATCTGTGATAACGTATTTAGAACAAAGCTTTCAAAAACATTTCTTAAGTGACACTTTCATGTGCGATAACACGAAATTTATCGAAGCGTTAAAAATGTGGGACGTTATCGTACGGTTTGCACGTGTTCATAACTACGCGCTGCCCGATATGTTGCCAAAATATCTAGCAGATAATGATCTATGGTTCGAATTTATTGCAGTTTGtcatatattttcttatcctATAACTCAg ATGATGGAAAATgccaaattatttaataacgcaaaCATACGGGAACACCTGCTAACATGTTTAACCAATGATAAGCTTAGTGAAGCTCAGCCAAATCTCAATAACAAACAGAAGATGAAATTTCACGATACAAGGCAACCAAGGCATAAAgatgaagtaaaagaaaat gGGTCTCCAGTGTCTACCTCAGCCATATCAGAAATTGAGACAGATACAACTAATGTAACTAGTACCAATGGCATTTTCAACAAATGCATTTCatcggataaaaatttatggtTTACTATATTAAATTGTCATCAAAGTCAAGACCCACCCAAAGCATTTATTAATGCGTCTCGCCTAAATCTAAGTCCTATATTAACAGTCTTAGCTACATGTTACgag CCGTCTTCTGCAGAATCGTATTGCTATTGTTGGATGGTAATATCGACAGGAAAAGAAGACATACTCCTTGATTACGCAGAATGTTTAGAGCAACATAGCTGGCcttctgataaaatattaaaattactaaataaaaTGATTCAATACGGATATATTAACACGATCAATCGAGCTCTCAAAATTTTCACGCct AAAAGCGTTCTAATTTCCCTTTTTGAGTTTTTAACGCAAGCAATCAGTTATGGCGAATTCAAGGAAAATCAGCAGCACTTAATAGAATTTAAGTCGAATTTTTCTCGATGTAATGAACACAAA gaCTTTGTGGATGAGGATAGCGTCGATTTTgcatgtttaaataatttatattgggTTGCTGATCTTGCAACCCAATGCATTGTTACAGCACTCGGCTACGGATTTCAAAGTACGTTTTTACGAGTAAAGTTTCTCGAAGTGCTAATAAACtgtaatttttctgaaaactTACCAG TTGCAGTACCAAATTTTCAACGCTTATTAGATTTGACAAAAATTCTACAAGAAACCGATGTgactttaaattttaagaacattactttaattaacaaagtatattattttgatatggaaattaaaaaatgcattgacGATTTAATAGCAATTGAGAATTATAATACTGCCTTAGAATTAGCATGCTGTGTCGGATTTAATTCATCGGAAATTATATTAGCACAA tctcgaaatatttttaaacaatctataaataaagatgGTCAAGTAAGTTCTACTTTCTGGACACAATGTgctaaagattttaataaatatcatgtTTCGCCTCAAGTAGCAATTGAATTTTTTGTCGAACATGCCGAGAAAGTTATATCCAACAAAGAAAG atatgaAGTCCTAAAATTGGCTTATGAAACTTTAAAACGTACCGAAATCGAGCAACAAATTACTAATACTCTAGAGATGGCAATGTGGAAGACATGTATCTTAATTGGACCTGAAAATATAGAGCTCGACTACGATCaccaaatttttaataaattaaaaacggaATTATTAGCTGGTTTGGATGAGTTACAAGTCAGTTGTAATttgatagaagaaaaagaaaaacatgcAGCggaaattctaattaataaattaattaatctaggCAGATTGGATGTTGCCTTACGAATaagtataattttcaaatCCAATCATAAA GACttgcaaatattaatgttatgcTTAAGCTTAGCAGAAGGCGAAATTTCACCAGCAGATTTAACTCCGCAGCAAAAGAGTCTCTTAGAAGACAGAAATCAAAATAAGCAAAAGTATAGTGCTTTACGTAATCGTGGTCTACAAAGATTTTCTTCATCGTCATCTT TAAACACAACTTCATCGATTGTAGAAAGTAACAGGCCAAACGATACGGTTAATACTCATCAAACGGAGTGTATTTCAATCTTAGAAAAATTATCAGAAGCTCTCACACATGGAAATGAGATATGCTTTAGAATTATTTCATGTTACAAGCTTTCCATGCGTTTAGGGAAGGCATATCAATCATTACTGATATTACAAGATCCGATAAAGTTCCTACAAGAGATTATAGAaagtaatattgaaaataagtTCGAGACTGCTAACGACATAATAATGTCTTACAAAATTAAGACGGAAGACGTGGCGACATTCCTGGCTGATAATATTGCAATGCACATAACTTTTGCTACAGAAa ATGGTCAGGACGATTTGATTTTTATGTGGGGCTATTCCTTGAATTCGCATTTCCATTTAATAATGGAGTTGTGTAGCGATATTTCGTTATTAGGCTTAAAATTGTTGAAGACAGCACAATCATTGCTTGGAAGATACGTTAGCACtcacgatgaaaaaaaaaatg TTTCAGGATTAAAAACGATAgtggaattattaataagatcCCACGATTGTTTCACGGCCTCTTGCAACATGGAAGGAATAGCATCGGTATTACGAAAGTGTCAGAACCTTGCGAATATGCTACAACTTTTAAAACATTGGGCGCTACTA gtACGTCTTGTGACTGGTGTTGGTCGATTTACCGAAATGAATtacatatttcaaattttgaaagaaaatgatcAATTCGAATCTTTATTAGGACAAGGCCTGGACAAG GTTCCGGGTCTAAAAATGGCATTGTTGGAATTCTTGAAACGCCAATGCCCGGAAGACAAAGAACTTTTTACTTTAGTGGCGCTTCATTTCCGCTTGTATTACGAAATAGCATTAATGTGGGAAAACGAAGCAAAGgaagtaattgcaaaattaatatctgatGTATTAAAAGAATACGGAAGAGGTGTAACTGGAGGTATTCCGGTAGAAATTAAGCTAACTCGAAATGATAACGTCCAAACAAAATTGCAATTGGCTGTAACTAACTTAACTCACGCTactcaatattatttacag gATAAAAAACTAAATCTCGCTAGACGATGTTCACATCAAGCTCAACTCGTCGCTCTGCAGATTTCATTAGTAAACGCAGTATCGCAAAATCAGCAAGCGGTATGTTTGTTGAATTTGAAAAGCGACGAGTTAGAAAGAATATTATCTCACGTCTTAAATTTCCCTCAAGCTCTCATTGTCATTCGCGCTTATAATTATCACGCGGATTGGGTTAATCTTATTTATCATCACTGTATTCTAAAAGGAGAGACGAAATACCTCAAAGAATTCATGACAGTTAACAATCTTACGCCTACGATTGTGCAGGATTGCGCGCGTAG GTACAGATTCGAAATAAGTATCAATCATTCCATGACAGATAATATGAGAACTTTAATATCTGAATTGTCAGATGTCGAATGCAAATACATGCTAGCTAGTCAGCTTGGTTTTAAAGACATTGTGGAGGAACTACTCAACGATCCTATAGTGGGCTCCTATTTAAAAGACACTATTTGGAAAAAAGGATATATCGCTTCGTAA
- the Spg11 gene encoding spatacsin isoform X2, which translates to MSEKKTVGGIPVECLTGESAAIWSGWRTLGDRELVREASAKGTHIKLAHKCLAYRRNCTVEQACTYFNKEVETWVNELLNKKQVYRASHILKNMGKDPIEHIFAISIKSKDPPLRNYLCEYMINANGFKTEHVAAWNIIKSINEHEEKRKIQDGLSSCMCIDDIIKLPQNIEQALRTELYFSLDNPEVLGNVSNNILWNYLLSNNKINALRMWIDAKYNPDIPKISDEIDEHLKSLFINLDITPDMIDYIDSSKASDLSKNLTKNYLCRYGIYTKEEKSDLKLILNRSFGCGITLDELNAILSLPSCNINKTEFLQSIDQQLCLRHCSENWHTQEDDTKLKTLFNALTYMCNAQDNYEDALLRGLLESIDYISNDFNDYLKTDYSVSLSLIFLRLWQMQSSLRNEPHSSERNTLMRDIFTSKSALTIDTRVISEEVLQLTLEHMPGLQCIIKDQNEKDDMTVYDLVDGYRNLNSKLLFKWRFKNEPMPTFTNENLIKQYGYQETLMYGYYLKEGRPNMAVHNLIHAQAKFLGNVSSHRKFKAALYAHVLALRNLDKTDIVCSCIAFIELLRIDSSNLQLHVTVAKYVQEQLNISIGNLLENVVYKSQTDVRSVITYLEQSFQKHFLSDTFMCDNTKFIEALKMWDVIVRFARVHNYALPDMLPKYLADNDLWFEFIAVCHIFSYPITQMMENAKLFNNANIREHLLTCLTNDKLSEAQPNLNNKQKMKFHDTRQPRHKDEVKENGSPVSTSAISEIETDTTNVTSTNGIFNKCISSDKNLWFTILNCHQSQDPPKAFINASRLNLSPILTVLATCYEPSSAESYCYCWMVISTGKEDILLDYAECLEQHSWPSDKILKLLNKMIQYGYINTINRALKIFTPKSVLISLFEFLTQAISYGEFKENQQHLIEFKSNFSRCNEHKDFVDEDSVDFACLNNLYWVADLATQCIVTALGYGFQSTFLRVKFLEVLINCNFSENLPVAVPNFQRLLDLTKILQETDVTLNFKNITLINKVYYFDMEIKKCIDDLIAIENYNTALELACCVGFNSSEIILAQSRNIFKQSINKDGQVSSTFWTQCAKDFNKYHVSPQVAIEFFVEHAEKVISNKERYEVLKLAYETLKRTEIEQQITNTLEMAMWKTCILIGPENIELDYDHQIFNKLKTELLAGLDELQVSCNLIEEKEKHAAEILINKLINLGRLDVALRISIIFKSNHKDLQILMLCLSLAEGEISPADLTPQQKSLLEDRNQNKQKYSALRNRGLQRFSSSSSLNTTSSIVESNRPNDTVNTHQTECISILEKLSEALTHGNEICFRIISCYKLSMRLGKAYQSLLILQDPIKFLQEIIESNIENKFETANDIIMSYKIKTEDVATFLADNIAMHITFATENGQDDLIFMWGYSLNSHFHLIMELCSDISLLGLKLLKTAQSLLGRYVSTHDEKKNGLKTIVELLIRSHDCFTASCNMEGIASVLRKCQNLANMLQLLKHWALLVRLVTGVGRFTEMNYIFQILKENDQFESLLGQGLDKVPGLKMALLEFLKRQCPEDKELFTLVALHFRLYYEIALMWENEAKEVIAKLISDVLKEYGRGVTGGIPVEIKLTRNDNVQTKLQLAVTNLTHATQYYLQDKKLNLARRCSHQAQLVALQISLVNAVSQNQQAVCLLNLKSDELERILSHVLNFPQALIVIRAYNYHADWVNLIYHHCILKGETKYLKEFMTVNNLTPTIVQDCARRYRFEISINHSMTDNMRTLISELSDVECKYMLASQLGFKDIVEELLNDPIVGSYLKDTIWKKGYIAS; encoded by the exons ATGTCTGAAAAAAAGACAGTCGGTGGTATTCCTGTGGAGTGTCTAACTGGAGAATCAGCAGCAATATGGTCTGGGTGGCGTACATTAGGAGATAGAGAACTTGTAAGGGAAGCTTCTGCCAAAGGAACTCATATTAAACTAGCTCACAAATGCCTTGCGTACAGAAGAAATTGTACTGTAGAACAGGcatgtacatattttaacaAGGAAGTAGAAACTTGGGTCAATGAGTTATTAAATAAGAAGCAAGTTTACAGAGCttcgcatattttaaaaaatatg ggaAAAGATCCTATAGAACATATTTTTGCTATTTCTATAAAAAGCAAAGATCCAcctttaagaaattatttatgtgaATACATGATAAATGCCAATGGATTTAAGACTGAACATGTTGCAGCATGGAACATCATCAAGTCTATTAATGAGCATGAAGAAAAACGCAA AATTCAAGATGGATTAAGTTCTTGCATGTGTATAGACGACATAATCAAACTACCACAAAATATCGAGCAGGCCTTACGCacggaattatatttttctttggatAACCCTGAAGTTTTGGGAAATGTgtcgaataatattttgtgGAACTATTTACtgtctaataataaaattaatgcattaaGAATGTGGATTGATGCAAAATATAATCCAGACATTCCAAAAATCTCGGATGAAATCGATGAACATTTAAAgtcgttatttataaatttagataTTACACCCGATATGATCGACTATATAGATTCATCAAAAGCTAGTGATCTCTCAAAAAATCTGACCAAAAATTACTTATGTAG atatggcatttacacaaaagaagaaaaaagcgatttgaaattaatattaaatcgctCTTTTGGTTGTGGCATTACACTGGACGAACTCAACGCGATATTATCTTTACCTTCCTGCAATATTAACAAAACGGAATTTTTACAAAGCATTGATCAGCAACTGTGCCTTAGACATTGCTCGGAAAATTGGCACACTCAGGAAGATGACACAAagttaaaaacattatttaacgCTTTAACTTACATGTGTAATGCTCAAGATAATTACGAAGATGCATTGTTACGCGGACTTTTAGAATCGATCGATTACATCTCCAACGATTTTAACGATTATCTAAAAACAGATTATTCAGTAAGCttgtcattaatatttttacgattgtGGCAAATGCAGAGCTCATTACGTAATGAACCGCACTCTTCAGAAAGGAATACACTAATGAGAGATATATTTACGAGCAAGTCTGCCTTAACAATTGACACACGTGTTATTTCTGAAGAAGTTCTTCAGCTTACGCTTGAGCATATGCCGGGACTGCAATGTATTATCAAAGATCAAAATGAAAAGGATGATATGACAGTATACGATTTAGTAGATGGctatagaaatttaaattcgaaattGCTGTTCAAGTGGCGTTTCAAAAATGAGCCCATGCCTACTTTCACGAACGAAAATCTTATCAAACAATACGGGTATCAAGAAACACTAATGTACGGTTATTACTTAAAAGAAGGAAGACCGAATATGGCTGTGCACAATTTAATACATGCTCAAGCGAAATTCCTTGGAAATGTATCCTCTCACAG gaaatTTAAAGCAGCTTTATACGCACATGTTCTTGCTTTGAGAAATTTAGACAAAACTGATATCGTATGTAGCTGTATTGCGTTCATCGAGTTGCTGAGAATCGACTCGAGCAATTTGCAATTACACGTTACCGTAGCAAAATATGTACAAGAACAATTAAACATTTCTATAG GTAACTTACTAGAAAATGTAGTATATAAAAGCCAAACTGATGTAAGATCTGTGATAACGTATTTAGAACAAAGCTTTCAAAAACATTTCTTAAGTGACACTTTCATGTGCGATAACACGAAATTTATCGAAGCGTTAAAAATGTGGGACGTTATCGTACGGTTTGCACGTGTTCATAACTACGCGCTGCCCGATATGTTGCCAAAATATCTAGCAGATAATGATCTATGGTTCGAATTTATTGCAGTTTGtcatatattttcttatcctATAACTCAg ATGATGGAAAATgccaaattatttaataacgcaaaCATACGGGAACACCTGCTAACATGTTTAACCAATGATAAGCTTAGTGAAGCTCAGCCAAATCTCAATAACAAACAGAAGATGAAATTTCACGATACAAGGCAACCAAGGCATAAAgatgaagtaaaagaaaat gGGTCTCCAGTGTCTACCTCAGCCATATCAGAAATTGAGACAGATACAACTAATGTAACTAGTACCAATGGCATTTTCAACAAATGCATTTCatcggataaaaatttatggtTTACTATATTAAATTGTCATCAAAGTCAAGACCCACCCAAAGCATTTATTAATGCGTCTCGCCTAAATCTAAGTCCTATATTAACAGTCTTAGCTACATGTTACgag CCGTCTTCTGCAGAATCGTATTGCTATTGTTGGATGGTAATATCGACAGGAAAAGAAGACATACTCCTTGATTACGCAGAATGTTTAGAGCAACATAGCTGGCcttctgataaaatattaaaattactaaataaaaTGATTCAATACGGATATATTAACACGATCAATCGAGCTCTCAAAATTTTCACGCct AAAAGCGTTCTAATTTCCCTTTTTGAGTTTTTAACGCAAGCAATCAGTTATGGCGAATTCAAGGAAAATCAGCAGCACTTAATAGAATTTAAGTCGAATTTTTCTCGATGTAATGAACACAAA gaCTTTGTGGATGAGGATAGCGTCGATTTTgcatgtttaaataatttatattgggTTGCTGATCTTGCAACCCAATGCATTGTTACAGCACTCGGCTACGGATTTCAAAGTACGTTTTTACGAGTAAAGTTTCTCGAAGTGCTAATAAACtgtaatttttctgaaaactTACCAG TTGCAGTACCAAATTTTCAACGCTTATTAGATTTGACAAAAATTCTACAAGAAACCGATGTgactttaaattttaagaacattactttaattaacaaagtatattattttgatatggaaattaaaaaatgcattgacGATTTAATAGCAATTGAGAATTATAATACTGCCTTAGAATTAGCATGCTGTGTCGGATTTAATTCATCGGAAATTATATTAGCACAA tctcgaaatatttttaaacaatctataaataaagatgGTCAAGTAAGTTCTACTTTCTGGACACAATGTgctaaagattttaataaatatcatgtTTCGCCTCAAGTAGCAATTGAATTTTTTGTCGAACATGCCGAGAAAGTTATATCCAACAAAGAAAG atatgaAGTCCTAAAATTGGCTTATGAAACTTTAAAACGTACCGAAATCGAGCAACAAATTACTAATACTCTAGAGATGGCAATGTGGAAGACATGTATCTTAATTGGACCTGAAAATATAGAGCTCGACTACGATCaccaaatttttaataaattaaaaacggaATTATTAGCTGGTTTGGATGAGTTACAAGTCAGTTGTAATttgatagaagaaaaagaaaaacatgcAGCggaaattctaattaataaattaattaatctaggCAGATTGGATGTTGCCTTACGAATaagtataattttcaaatCCAATCATAAA GACttgcaaatattaatgttatgcTTAAGCTTAGCAGAAGGCGAAATTTCACCAGCAGATTTAACTCCGCAGCAAAAGAGTCTCTTAGAAGACAGAAATCAAAATAAGCAAAAGTATAGTGCTTTACGTAATCGTGGTCTACAAAGATTTTCTTCATCGTCATCTT TAAACACAACTTCATCGATTGTAGAAAGTAACAGGCCAAACGATACGGTTAATACTCATCAAACGGAGTGTATTTCAATCTTAGAAAAATTATCAGAAGCTCTCACACATGGAAATGAGATATGCTTTAGAATTATTTCATGTTACAAGCTTTCCATGCGTTTAGGGAAGGCATATCAATCATTACTGATATTACAAGATCCGATAAAGTTCCTACAAGAGATTATAGAaagtaatattgaaaataagtTCGAGACTGCTAACGACATAATAATGTCTTACAAAATTAAGACGGAAGACGTGGCGACATTCCTGGCTGATAATATTGCAATGCACATAACTTTTGCTACAGAAa ATGGTCAGGACGATTTGATTTTTATGTGGGGCTATTCCTTGAATTCGCATTTCCATTTAATAATGGAGTTGTGTAGCGATATTTCGTTATTAGGCTTAAAATTGTTGAAGACAGCACAATCATTGCTTGGAAGATACGTTAGCACtcacgatgaaaaaaaaaatg GATTAAAAACGATAgtggaattattaataagatcCCACGATTGTTTCACGGCCTCTTGCAACATGGAAGGAATAGCATCGGTATTACGAAAGTGTCAGAACCTTGCGAATATGCTACAACTTTTAAAACATTGGGCGCTACTA gtACGTCTTGTGACTGGTGTTGGTCGATTTACCGAAATGAATtacatatttcaaattttgaaagaaaatgatcAATTCGAATCTTTATTAGGACAAGGCCTGGACAAG GTTCCGGGTCTAAAAATGGCATTGTTGGAATTCTTGAAACGCCAATGCCCGGAAGACAAAGAACTTTTTACTTTAGTGGCGCTTCATTTCCGCTTGTATTACGAAATAGCATTAATGTGGGAAAACGAAGCAAAGgaagtaattgcaaaattaatatctgatGTATTAAAAGAATACGGAAGAGGTGTAACTGGAGGTATTCCGGTAGAAATTAAGCTAACTCGAAATGATAACGTCCAAACAAAATTGCAATTGGCTGTAACTAACTTAACTCACGCTactcaatattatttacag gATAAAAAACTAAATCTCGCTAGACGATGTTCACATCAAGCTCAACTCGTCGCTCTGCAGATTTCATTAGTAAACGCAGTATCGCAAAATCAGCAAGCGGTATGTTTGTTGAATTTGAAAAGCGACGAGTTAGAAAGAATATTATCTCACGTCTTAAATTTCCCTCAAGCTCTCATTGTCATTCGCGCTTATAATTATCACGCGGATTGGGTTAATCTTATTTATCATCACTGTATTCTAAAAGGAGAGACGAAATACCTCAAAGAATTCATGACAGTTAACAATCTTACGCCTACGATTGTGCAGGATTGCGCGCGTAG GTACAGATTCGAAATAAGTATCAATCATTCCATGACAGATAATATGAGAACTTTAATATCTGAATTGTCAGATGTCGAATGCAAATACATGCTAGCTAGTCAGCTTGGTTTTAAAGACATTGTGGAGGAACTACTCAACGATCCTATAGTGGGCTCCTATTTAAAAGACACTATTTGGAAAAAAGGATATATCGCTTCGTAA